From Populus trichocarpa isolate Nisqually-1 chromosome 19, P.trichocarpa_v4.1, whole genome shotgun sequence, a single genomic window includes:
- the LOC7458850 gene encoding universal stress protein PHOS32 isoform X2, which produces MNSKQPYQSEPDLPVPPLPTLRVRSPSLSTAPTTNRRVAIAVDLSDESAYAVKWAVQNYLRPGDAVILLHVRPTSALYGADWGSIQHQINNNNTPFDQNNPDSSDNQERQKLEDDFDSFTNNKANLLAKPLLEADVPFKIHIVKDHDMKERLCLEVERLGLSAVIMGSRGFGATRKMGGGKGGIVGGGRLGSVSDYCVQHCVCPVVVVRCNDDGKEGESVKIGGLGEEIEEGLHPVPEEDQEECVDDELKMLKMCLVQLQAPSEFS; this is translated from the exons ATGAACTCAAAACAACCATACCAGTCTGAACCGGACCTCCCAGTTCCACCACTCCCCACACTCCGCGTCCGCTCACCTTCTCTCTCCACCGCCCCCACAACCAACCGCCGTGTTGCCATAGCCGTGGACCTTTCCGACGAGAGTGCATATGCAGTCAAATGGGCGGTCCAGAACTACCTCCGTCCAGGTGATGCCGTGATCCTCCTCCACGTCCGGCCTACCTCCGCCCTCTACGGCGCTGATTGGGGGTCCATTCAACACCAAATCAATAACAACAACACCCCTTTTGATCAAAATAACCCAGACAGTTCTGACAATCAAGAAAGGCAGAAACTTGAGGAtgattttgatagttttacaaATAACAAAGCCAATTTGCTGGCTAAACCATTGTTGGAGGCTGATGTTCCTTTCAAGATTCATATAGTGAAGGATCATGACATGAAGGAGAGGCTTTGTTTGGAAGTTGAGAGGTTGGGGTTAAGTGCTGTGATAATGGGAAGTAGAGGTTTTGGTGCTACAAGAAAGATGGGGGGTGGTAAAGGAGGGATTGTTGGTGGTGGGAGATTAGGGAGTGTTAGTGATTATTGTGTGCAGCATTGTGTTTGtcctgttgttgttgttaggtGTAATGATGATGGTAAAGAGGGAGAGAGTGTGAAAATAGGAGGTCTTGGTGAGGAGATTGAGGAGGGTCTTCATCCTGTGCCTGAGGAGGACCAAGAGGAGTGTGTTGATGATGAGCTGA AGATGCTTAAAATGTGCTTGGTGCAATTGCAAGCTCCCTCTGAATTCAG CTAA
- the LOC7458850 gene encoding universal stress protein PHOS32 isoform X3: MNSKQPYQSEPDLPVPPLPTLRVRSPSLSTAPTTNRRVAIAVDLSDESAYAVKWAVQNYLRPGDAVILLHVRPTSALYGADWGSIQHQINNNNTPFDQNNPDSSDNQERQKLEDDFDSFTNNKANLLAKPLLEADVPFKIHIVKDHDMKERLCLEVERLGLSAVIMGSRGFGATRKMGGGKGGIVGGGRLGSVSDYCVQHCVCPVVVVRCNDDGKEGESVKIGGLGEEIEEGLHPVPEEDQEECVDDELKDA; encoded by the exons ATGAACTCAAAACAACCATACCAGTCTGAACCGGACCTCCCAGTTCCACCACTCCCCACACTCCGCGTCCGCTCACCTTCTCTCTCCACCGCCCCCACAACCAACCGCCGTGTTGCCATAGCCGTGGACCTTTCCGACGAGAGTGCATATGCAGTCAAATGGGCGGTCCAGAACTACCTCCGTCCAGGTGATGCCGTGATCCTCCTCCACGTCCGGCCTACCTCCGCCCTCTACGGCGCTGATTGGGGGTCCATTCAACACCAAATCAATAACAACAACACCCCTTTTGATCAAAATAACCCAGACAGTTCTGACAATCAAGAAAGGCAGAAACTTGAGGAtgattttgatagttttacaaATAACAAAGCCAATTTGCTGGCTAAACCATTGTTGGAGGCTGATGTTCCTTTCAAGATTCATATAGTGAAGGATCATGACATGAAGGAGAGGCTTTGTTTGGAAGTTGAGAGGTTGGGGTTAAGTGCTGTGATAATGGGAAGTAGAGGTTTTGGTGCTACAAGAAAGATGGGGGGTGGTAAAGGAGGGATTGTTGGTGGTGGGAGATTAGGGAGTGTTAGTGATTATTGTGTGCAGCATTGTGTTTGtcctgttgttgttgttaggtGTAATGATGATGGTAAAGAGGGAGAGAGTGTGAAAATAGGAGGTCTTGGTGAGGAGATTGAGGAGGGTCTTCATCCTGTGCCTGAGGAGGACCAAGAGGAGTGTGTTGATGATGAGCTGAAAG ATGCTTAA
- the LOC7458850 gene encoding universal stress protein PHOS32 isoform X1, whose protein sequence is MNSKQPYQSEPDLPVPPLPTLRVRSPSLSTAPTTNRRVAIAVDLSDESAYAVKWAVQNYLRPGDAVILLHVRPTSALYGADWGSIQHQINNNNTPFDQNNPDSSDNQERQKLEDDFDSFTNNKANLLAKPLLEADVPFKIHIVKDHDMKERLCLEVERLGLSAVIMGSRGFGATRKMGGGKGGIVGGGRLGSVSDYCVQHCVCPVVVVRCNDDGKEGESVKIGGLGEEIEEGLHPVPEEDQEECVDDELKANNFKAPKYVKAVDCHEVIGL, encoded by the exons ATGAACTCAAAACAACCATACCAGTCTGAACCGGACCTCCCAGTTCCACCACTCCCCACACTCCGCGTCCGCTCACCTTCTCTCTCCACCGCCCCCACAACCAACCGCCGTGTTGCCATAGCCGTGGACCTTTCCGACGAGAGTGCATATGCAGTCAAATGGGCGGTCCAGAACTACCTCCGTCCAGGTGATGCCGTGATCCTCCTCCACGTCCGGCCTACCTCCGCCCTCTACGGCGCTGATTGGGGGTCCATTCAACACCAAATCAATAACAACAACACCCCTTTTGATCAAAATAACCCAGACAGTTCTGACAATCAAGAAAGGCAGAAACTTGAGGAtgattttgatagttttacaaATAACAAAGCCAATTTGCTGGCTAAACCATTGTTGGAGGCTGATGTTCCTTTCAAGATTCATATAGTGAAGGATCATGACATGAAGGAGAGGCTTTGTTTGGAAGTTGAGAGGTTGGGGTTAAGTGCTGTGATAATGGGAAGTAGAGGTTTTGGTGCTACAAGAAAGATGGGGGGTGGTAAAGGAGGGATTGTTGGTGGTGGGAGATTAGGGAGTGTTAGTGATTATTGTGTGCAGCATTGTGTTTGtcctgttgttgttgttaggtGTAATGATGATGGTAAAGAGGGAGAGAGTGTGAAAATAGGAGGTCTTGGTGAGGAGATTGAGGAGGGTCTTCATCCTGTGCCTGAGGAGGACCAAGAGGAGTGTGTTGATGATGAGCTGAAAG CTAACAATTTTAAGGCCCCAAAATACGTGAAGGCTGTGGATTGTCATGAAGTTATAGGGTTATAA